In a genomic window of Labeo rohita strain BAU-BD-2019 chromosome 20, IGBB_LRoh.1.0, whole genome shotgun sequence:
- the LOC127183027 gene encoding cholesterol 24-hydroxylase-like yields the protein MISEWVSYMIFYLLITVFCAFLAYCLYVHHVHQKYDHIPGPPRDSFLLGHSATFARGTKSDNYIQDLFLKWAEKYGPVYRLNSFHYVVLIVYCPEATKTLLMSPKYLKDHFVYKRLFNLFGKRFLGNGLVTAVDHNIWYRQRRIMDPAFSSTYLRSLMGTFNEMSERLMDKLAEMADTKAPAVMHELVNCVTLDVICKTAFGVDLNLLKQTDSPFQKAVEQCLKGMVFYLRDPFFTLLPKNWKTVQETKDAAELLRKTGEKWIQNRKTAIESGEDVPKDILTQILKTAEEENVTNKEDHELMLDNFVTFFIAGQETTANQLSFAIMELGRNPEIYKRAKAEVDEILGTKREISYDDLGKFTYLSQVLKETLRLYPTAPGTSRWIHEDMVINGLKIPGGCAVILSSFVSQRLEKFFKDPLKFDPERFDVNAAKPYYTYYPFALGPRICLGQVFSQMEAKVVLAKLLQRYEFSLVPGQSFDIKDTGTLRPKSGVICHIKHCS from the exons ATGATCTCAGAGTGGGTCTCATATATGATATTTTACCTGCTAATCACTGTTTTCTGTGCATTTCTTGCATATTGTCTGTATGTTCATCATGTTCATCAGAAATATGACCATATACCTGGACCTCCAAGAGACAG TTTTCTGCTGGGACATTCAGCAACTTTTGCCAGAGGGACGAAATCGGATAACTATATACAGGACTTATTTCTTAAGTG GGCAGAAAAATATGGCCCTGTCTACAGGCTGAACAGTTTTCATTATGTTGTGTTAATTGTCTATTGCCCTGAGGCTACAaag ACACTCCTGATGTCACCTAAGTATCTCAAAGATCACTTTGTCTACAAACGCCTCTTTAACTTGTTTGGAAAAAG GTTCCTTGGAAATGGGTTAGTGACGGCTGTAGACCATAACATCTGGTACAGGCAACGTCGCATCATGGATCCTGCATTTAGCAGCAC ATACTTACGAAGCTTGATGGGCACTTTCAACGAGATGTCTGAGCGCCTCATGGACAAGCTGGCGGAAATGGCCGACACGAAAGCACCTGCCGTCATGCATGAACTGGTCAACTGTGTCACACTTGATGTCATTTGCAAG ACAGCCTTTGGTGTTGATTTAAATTTGTTAAAGCAAACTGACAGCCCCTTCCAGAAGGCAGTAGAACAGTGTTTAAAAGGCATGGTGTTCTATCTCAGAGACCCATTCTTTACA CTTTTACCAAAGAATTGGAAGACTGTACAAGAAACTAAAGATGCAGCTGAACTCCTGCGTAAAACGGGAGAGAAATGGATACAAAACAGAAAGACAGCAATAGAAAGTGGAGAAGACGTTCCCAAAGACATTCTCACACAAATCCTCAAAACGGCAG AGGAGGAAAACGTTACTAACAAAGAAGATCATGAGctgatgttggacaattttgtGACTTTCTTCATTGCTG GGCAAGAGACAACAGCCAATCAGCTTTCATTTGCAATTATGGAATTAGGGAGAAATCCTGAGATATATAAACG GGCTAAAGCAGAGGTAGATGAAATACTTGGGACAAAAAGAGAAATTTCATATGATGACCTTGGAAAATTCACTTATTTGTCTCAG GTTTTGAAAGAAACCCTGCGTCTGTACCCAACTGCTCCAGGTACCAGTCGTTGGATACATGAGGACATGGTTATAAATGGACTGAAAATCCCAGGGGGCTGTGCAGTTATT TTGAGTTCGTTTGTTTCCCAAAGACTggaaaagttttttaaagatcCGTTGAAGTTTGATCCAGAGAGATTTGATGTGAATGCTGCAAA GCCGTATTACACCTACTACCCATTTGCACTTGGTCCGCGAATCTGTCTGGGGCAGGTCTTCTCACAG ATGGAGGCAAAAGTTGTGCTTGCCAAACTGCTTCAGAGATATGAGTTCAGTCTGGTTCCTGGACAGTCTTTCGACATTAAAGACACAGGAACTCTGCGGCCCAAGAGTGGAGTGATCTGCCACATTAAACACTGTTCATAG
- the LOC127183036 gene encoding cholesterol 24-hydroxylase-like: MELGRHPEIYKRAKAEVDEILGTKRDISYDDLGKFTYLSQVLKETLRLYPTAPGTNRWLHEDMVINGLKIPGGCSVAFSSYASQRMEMYFKDPLKFDPERFDVNAPKPYYCYYPFALGPRICLGQLFSQMEAKVVLAKLLQRFEFSLVPGQSFDIKDTGTLRPKSGVICYIKHCS; the protein is encoded by the exons ATGGAATTAGGGAGACATCCTGAGATATATAAACG GGCTAAAGCAGAGGTGGATGAAATCCTGGGGACAAAAAGAGACATTTCATATGATGACCTTGGAAAATTCACTTACTTGTCTCAG GTGTTGAAGGAAACCCTGCGTCTGTACCCAACTGCTCCAGGAACCAATCGCTGGCTACATGAGGACATGGTTATAAATGGGCTAAAAATCCCAGGTGGCTGTTCAGTTGCT TTCAGTTCTTATGCCTCCCAAAGAatggaaatgtattttaaagatcCTTTGAAGTTTGATCCAGAGAGATTTGATGTGAATGCCCCAAA gCCTTATTACTGCTACTACCCATTTGCACTTGGTCCACGAATCTGTCTGGGGCAGCTCTTCTCACAG ATGGAGGCAAAAGTTGTGCTTGCCAAACTGCTTCAGAGATTTGAGTTCAGCCTGGTTCCTGGACAGTCTTTCGACATTAAAGACACAGGAACTCTGCGGCCCAAGAGCGGAGTGATCTGCTACATTAAACACTGCTCATAG